In a single window of the Mus musculus strain C57BL/6J chromosome 6, GRCm38.p6 C57BL/6J genome:
- the Gm5111 gene encoding uncharacterized protein LOC330305, with the protein MLTIGKSLALQPQLTSNLRSSCLGPLNAKIIDVCCHSSPPSLLSFVTKYLQLRNLQGKRLTLAQHPEDREVQDVTSGKDHIEFHNVVELKRHAWKRKHKRYPCFVTTCFHENQPCPVGKALISLSTAQPSLKSPITRLLHLPPSLLSMQDLDLAVSVSFRRSQTSLLTLDLLQLFGASVENFLSSVSTNS; encoded by the exons ATGCTAACCATTGGAAAG AGTCTTGCTTTGCAACCCCAGCTGACTTCAAATctaagatcttcctgccttggtcCCTTGAATGCGAAGATTATCGATGTGTGCTGTCATTCCTCGCCtcccagtttgctttcttttgtaacaaaatacctgcaATTGAGAAACTTACAAGGGAAGAGGTTGACTTTGGCTCAGCATCCTGAAGACCGGGAAGTCCAGGATGTCACTTCTGGTAAGGACCATATAGAATTTCACAATGTGGTGGAACTCAAGAGGCATGCGTGGAAGAGAAAGCACAAGAGGTATCCTTGCTTTGTGACAACCTGTTTCCATGAGAACCAACCCTGCCCAGTAGGAAAGGCCTTAATTAGCCTCTCTACAGCCCAGCCATCCTTAAAGTCTCCCATCACAAGGCTTCTtcatctccctccctcacttctcTCCATGCAGGACTTGGACCTGGCAGTCAGTGTGTCTTTTAGAAGGAGTCAGACATCCTTGCTCACACTAGACTTGCTTCAGCTGTTTGGGGCTTCTGTGGAGAACTTTCTTTCCTCAGTCTCAACGAATTCTTAG
- the Repin1 gene encoding replication initiator 1 isoform c (isoform c is encoded by transcript variant 3), with protein MDGRCVPGGHAGEFSLSSGGYRSVGRSSRSLPRNIPRRSWKKPHPQLFSLQAEEEPMLEQRCRGPTAMGPAQPWLFSGPSQESSQPDRGLRYQGKSAQPRGQTPGKVHRCAHCRKRFPGWVALWLHARRCQARLPLPCHECNQRFRHAPFLALHLQVHASAVPDLGFICHLCGHSFRGWVALVLHLRAHSASKRPITCPECDRRFWRQKQLRAHLRRCQPPVPEARPFICGNCGRSFAQWDQLVVHKRVHVAEALEEAAAKALGPRPRGRPAAPRPGGDAVDRPFQCACCGKRFRHKPNLIAHRRVHTGERPHQCPECGKRFTNKPYLTSHRRIHTGEKPYPCTECGRRFRHKPNLLSHSKIHKRLEVSAQAAPHPESHQIAAEPMAQPALGVPLGSPRTPAEAPALLHSCSDCGRSFRLERFLRLHQRQHTGERPFACTECGKNFGKKTHLVAHSRVHSGERPFACEECGRRFSQGSHLAAHRRDHAPERPFVCPDCGKAFRHKPYLAAHRRIHTGEKPYVCPDCGKAFSQKSNLVSHRRIHTGERPYACPDCDRSFSQKSNLITHRKSHIRDGAFCCAICGQTFDDEDRLLMHQKKHDA; from the exons ATGGATGGGCGCTGCGTCCCTGGAGGGCACGCGGGAGAG TTTTCTCTGTCATCCGGGGGCTACCGAAGTGTGGGCCGAAGCAGCCGAAGTCTCCCCAGGAACATCCCCAGAAGGAGCTGGAAAAAGCCTCACCCCCAGCTCTTCAGTCTTCAGG CAGAGGAAGAACCGATGCTGGAACAGCGCTGCAGGGGCCCCACGGCCATGGGCCCAGCTCAGCCCTGGCTCTTTTCTGGGCCCTCCCAGGAGTCCTCCCAGCCCGACAGAGGGTTGAGGTACCAGGGCAAATCAGCTCAGCCAAGAGGCCAAACCCCAGGCAAGGTCCATCGTTGTGCCCACTGTCGGAAGCGCTTCCCGGGCTGGGTGGCCCTGTGGCTTCATGCTCGGCGGTGCCAGGCCCGGCTGCCTCTGCCCTGCCATGAATGCAACCAGCGCTTTCGCCACGCCCCCTTCTTAGCGCTGCATCTTCAGGTTCATGCTTCTGCAGTCCCCGACCTGGGTTTCATCTGCCACCTATGTGGGCATAGCTTCCGAGGATGGGTAGCCCTGGTTCTGCATCTGCGGGCTCACTCAGCTTCAAAGCGGCCCATCACTTGCCCTGAATGCGACAGACGCTTCTGGCGACAAAAACAGCTTCGAGCTCATCTGCGAAGGTGCCAGCCCCCTGTCCCTGAGGCCCGGCCCTTCATATGCGGCAACTGTGGCCGGAGCTTTGCCCAATGGGACCAACTGGTTGTTCACAAGCGGGTGCACGTGGCTGAGGCCTTGGAGGAGGCAGCAGCCAAAGCCCTGGGTCCTCGCCCACGAGGACGTCCCGCAGCTCCCAGGCCTGGTGGAGACGCTGTGGACCGCCCCTTCCAGTGTGCCTGCTGCGGCAAGCGTTTCCGCCACAAGCCCAATCTGATCGCCCACCGCCGCGTGCACACTGGTGAGCGACCACACCAGTGCCCAGAGTGCGGGAAGCGTTTCACCAACAAGCCCTACCTGACCTCGCACCGGCGCATACATACCGGCGAGAAGCCCTACCCATGCACCGAGTGTGGCCGCCGCTTCCGCCACAAACCCAACCTGTTGTCGCACAGCAAAATCCACAAGCGCTTGGAGGTCTCAGCGCAGGCTGCCCCACACCCCGAGAGTCACCAGATTGCAGCAGAGCCTATGGCACAACCTGCACTTGGGGTGCCCCTGGGGTCCCCGCGGACCCCAGCTGAGGCACCTGCGCTCCTGCATAGCTGCTCCGACTGCGGCCGCAGCTTCCGGCTGGAGCGCTTCCTGCGGCTACACCAGAGGCAGCACACAGGGGAGAGGCCCTTCGCCTGCACAGAGTGTGGCAAGAACTTCGGCAAGAAGACGCACCTGGTGGCGCACTCACGCGTGCACTCCGGCGAACGTCCCTTCGCCTGCGAGGAGTGTGGTCGCCGTTTCTCACAGGGCAGCCACCTGGCAGCCCACCGGCGAGACCATGCACCAGAGAGGCCCTTCGTGTGCCCGGACTGCGGCAAGGCTTTCCGCCACAAGCCCTACCTGGCTGCGCACCGACGCATCCACACAGGCGAGAAACCCTATGTGTGTCCCGACTGTGGCAAAGCTTTCAGTCAGAAGTCCAACCTGGTGTCCCACCGGCGCATCCACACAGGCGAGCGGCCCTACGCCTGCCCCGACTGTGATCGTAGCTTCAGTCAGAAGTCCAATCTTATCACACACCGGAAGAGCCACATCCGGGATGGCGCCTTCTGTTGTGCCATCTGTGGCCAGACCTTTGATGACGAGGACCGACTCTTGATGCACCAGAAGAAGCATGATGCCTGA
- the Repin1 gene encoding replication initiator 1 isoform d (isoform d is encoded by transcript variant 4), with protein sequence MDGRCVPGGHAGEFSLSSGGYRSVGRSSRSLPRNIPRRSWKKPHPQLFSLQEEEPMLEQRCRGPTAMGPAQPWLFSGPSQESSQPDRGLRYQGKSAQPRGQTPGKVHRCAHCRKRFPGWVALWLHARRCQARLPLPCHECNQRFRHAPFLALHLQVHASAVPDLGFICHLCGHSFRGWVALVLHLRAHSASKRPITCPECDRRFWRQKQLRAHLRRCQPPVPEARPFICGNCGRSFAQWDQLVVHKRVHVAEALEEAAAKALGPRPRGRPAAPRPGGDAVDRPFQCACCGKRFRHKPNLIAHRRVHTGERPHQCPECGKRFTNKPYLTSHRRIHTGEKPYPCTECGRRFRHKPNLLSHSKIHKRLEVSAQAAPHPESHQIAAEPMAQPALGVPLGSPRTPAEAPALLHSCSDCGRSFRLERFLRLHQRQHTGERPFACTECGKNFGKKTHLVAHSRVHSGERPFACEECGRRFSQGSHLAAHRRDHAPERPFVCPDCGKAFRHKPYLAAHRRIHTGEKPYVCPDCGKAFSQKSNLVSHRRIHTGERPYACPDCDRSFSQKSNLITHRKSHIRDGAFCCAICGQTFDDEDRLLMHQKKHDA encoded by the exons ATGGATGGGCGCTGCGTCCCTGGAGGGCACGCGGGAGAG TTTTCTCTGTCATCCGGGGGCTACCGAAGTGTGGGCCGAAGCAGCCGAAGTCTCCCCAGGAACATCCCCAGAAGGAGCTGGAAAAAGCCTCACCCCCAGCTCTTCAGTCTTCAGG AGGAAGAACCGATGCTGGAACAGCGCTGCAGGGGCCCCACGGCCATGGGCCCAGCTCAGCCCTGGCTCTTTTCTGGGCCCTCCCAGGAGTCCTCCCAGCCCGACAGAGGGTTGAGGTACCAGGGCAAATCAGCTCAGCCAAGAGGCCAAACCCCAGGCAAGGTCCATCGTTGTGCCCACTGTCGGAAGCGCTTCCCGGGCTGGGTGGCCCTGTGGCTTCATGCTCGGCGGTGCCAGGCCCGGCTGCCTCTGCCCTGCCATGAATGCAACCAGCGCTTTCGCCACGCCCCCTTCTTAGCGCTGCATCTTCAGGTTCATGCTTCTGCAGTCCCCGACCTGGGTTTCATCTGCCACCTATGTGGGCATAGCTTCCGAGGATGGGTAGCCCTGGTTCTGCATCTGCGGGCTCACTCAGCTTCAAAGCGGCCCATCACTTGCCCTGAATGCGACAGACGCTTCTGGCGACAAAAACAGCTTCGAGCTCATCTGCGAAGGTGCCAGCCCCCTGTCCCTGAGGCCCGGCCCTTCATATGCGGCAACTGTGGCCGGAGCTTTGCCCAATGGGACCAACTGGTTGTTCACAAGCGGGTGCACGTGGCTGAGGCCTTGGAGGAGGCAGCAGCCAAAGCCCTGGGTCCTCGCCCACGAGGACGTCCCGCAGCTCCCAGGCCTGGTGGAGACGCTGTGGACCGCCCCTTCCAGTGTGCCTGCTGCGGCAAGCGTTTCCGCCACAAGCCCAATCTGATCGCCCACCGCCGCGTGCACACTGGTGAGCGACCACACCAGTGCCCAGAGTGCGGGAAGCGTTTCACCAACAAGCCCTACCTGACCTCGCACCGGCGCATACATACCGGCGAGAAGCCCTACCCATGCACCGAGTGTGGCCGCCGCTTCCGCCACAAACCCAACCTGTTGTCGCACAGCAAAATCCACAAGCGCTTGGAGGTCTCAGCGCAGGCTGCCCCACACCCCGAGAGTCACCAGATTGCAGCAGAGCCTATGGCACAACCTGCACTTGGGGTGCCCCTGGGGTCCCCGCGGACCCCAGCTGAGGCACCTGCGCTCCTGCATAGCTGCTCCGACTGCGGCCGCAGCTTCCGGCTGGAGCGCTTCCTGCGGCTACACCAGAGGCAGCACACAGGGGAGAGGCCCTTCGCCTGCACAGAGTGTGGCAAGAACTTCGGCAAGAAGACGCACCTGGTGGCGCACTCACGCGTGCACTCCGGCGAACGTCCCTTCGCCTGCGAGGAGTGTGGTCGCCGTTTCTCACAGGGCAGCCACCTGGCAGCCCACCGGCGAGACCATGCACCAGAGAGGCCCTTCGTGTGCCCGGACTGCGGCAAGGCTTTCCGCCACAAGCCCTACCTGGCTGCGCACCGACGCATCCACACAGGCGAGAAACCCTATGTGTGTCCCGACTGTGGCAAAGCTTTCAGTCAGAAGTCCAACCTGGTGTCCCACCGGCGCATCCACACAGGCGAGCGGCCCTACGCCTGCCCCGACTGTGATCGTAGCTTCAGTCAGAAGTCCAATCTTATCACACACCGGAAGAGCCACATCCGGGATGGCGCCTTCTGTTGTGCCATCTGTGGCCAGACCTTTGATGACGAGGACCGACTCTTGATGCACCAGAAGAAGCATGATGCCTGA
- the Repin1 gene encoding replication initiator 1 isoform a (isoform a is encoded by transcript variant 1) → MGIGMSLLLQFSLSSGGYRSVGRSSRSLPRNIPRRSWKKPHPQLFSLQAEEEPMLEQRCRGPTAMGPAQPWLFSGPSQESSQPDRGLRYQGKSAQPRGQTPGKVHRCAHCRKRFPGWVALWLHARRCQARLPLPCHECNQRFRHAPFLALHLQVHASAVPDLGFICHLCGHSFRGWVALVLHLRAHSASKRPITCPECDRRFWRQKQLRAHLRRCQPPVPEARPFICGNCGRSFAQWDQLVVHKRVHVAEALEEAAAKALGPRPRGRPAAPRPGGDAVDRPFQCACCGKRFRHKPNLIAHRRVHTGERPHQCPECGKRFTNKPYLTSHRRIHTGEKPYPCTECGRRFRHKPNLLSHSKIHKRLEVSAQAAPHPESHQIAAEPMAQPALGVPLGSPRTPAEAPALLHSCSDCGRSFRLERFLRLHQRQHTGERPFACTECGKNFGKKTHLVAHSRVHSGERPFACEECGRRFSQGSHLAAHRRDHAPERPFVCPDCGKAFRHKPYLAAHRRIHTGEKPYVCPDCGKAFSQKSNLVSHRRIHTGERPYACPDCDRSFSQKSNLITHRKSHIRDGAFCCAICGQTFDDEDRLLMHQKKHDA, encoded by the exons ATGGGGATAGGGATGTCTTTATTGCTACAGTTTTCTCTGTCATCCGGGGGCTACCGAAGTGTGGGCCGAAGCAGCCGAAGTCTCCCCAGGAACATCCCCAGAAGGAGCTGGAAAAAGCCTCACCCCCAGCTCTTCAGTCTTCAGG CAGAGGAAGAACCGATGCTGGAACAGCGCTGCAGGGGCCCCACGGCCATGGGCCCAGCTCAGCCCTGGCTCTTTTCTGGGCCCTCCCAGGAGTCCTCCCAGCCCGACAGAGGGTTGAGGTACCAGGGCAAATCAGCTCAGCCAAGAGGCCAAACCCCAGGCAAGGTCCATCGTTGTGCCCACTGTCGGAAGCGCTTCCCGGGCTGGGTGGCCCTGTGGCTTCATGCTCGGCGGTGCCAGGCCCGGCTGCCTCTGCCCTGCCATGAATGCAACCAGCGCTTTCGCCACGCCCCCTTCTTAGCGCTGCATCTTCAGGTTCATGCTTCTGCAGTCCCCGACCTGGGTTTCATCTGCCACCTATGTGGGCATAGCTTCCGAGGATGGGTAGCCCTGGTTCTGCATCTGCGGGCTCACTCAGCTTCAAAGCGGCCCATCACTTGCCCTGAATGCGACAGACGCTTCTGGCGACAAAAACAGCTTCGAGCTCATCTGCGAAGGTGCCAGCCCCCTGTCCCTGAGGCCCGGCCCTTCATATGCGGCAACTGTGGCCGGAGCTTTGCCCAATGGGACCAACTGGTTGTTCACAAGCGGGTGCACGTGGCTGAGGCCTTGGAGGAGGCAGCAGCCAAAGCCCTGGGTCCTCGCCCACGAGGACGTCCCGCAGCTCCCAGGCCTGGTGGAGACGCTGTGGACCGCCCCTTCCAGTGTGCCTGCTGCGGCAAGCGTTTCCGCCACAAGCCCAATCTGATCGCCCACCGCCGCGTGCACACTGGTGAGCGACCACACCAGTGCCCAGAGTGCGGGAAGCGTTTCACCAACAAGCCCTACCTGACCTCGCACCGGCGCATACATACCGGCGAGAAGCCCTACCCATGCACCGAGTGTGGCCGCCGCTTCCGCCACAAACCCAACCTGTTGTCGCACAGCAAAATCCACAAGCGCTTGGAGGTCTCAGCGCAGGCTGCCCCACACCCCGAGAGTCACCAGATTGCAGCAGAGCCTATGGCACAACCTGCACTTGGGGTGCCCCTGGGGTCCCCGCGGACCCCAGCTGAGGCACCTGCGCTCCTGCATAGCTGCTCCGACTGCGGCCGCAGCTTCCGGCTGGAGCGCTTCCTGCGGCTACACCAGAGGCAGCACACAGGGGAGAGGCCCTTCGCCTGCACAGAGTGTGGCAAGAACTTCGGCAAGAAGACGCACCTGGTGGCGCACTCACGCGTGCACTCCGGCGAACGTCCCTTCGCCTGCGAGGAGTGTGGTCGCCGTTTCTCACAGGGCAGCCACCTGGCAGCCCACCGGCGAGACCATGCACCAGAGAGGCCCTTCGTGTGCCCGGACTGCGGCAAGGCTTTCCGCCACAAGCCCTACCTGGCTGCGCACCGACGCATCCACACAGGCGAGAAACCCTATGTGTGTCCCGACTGTGGCAAAGCTTTCAGTCAGAAGTCCAACCTGGTGTCCCACCGGCGCATCCACACAGGCGAGCGGCCCTACGCCTGCCCCGACTGTGATCGTAGCTTCAGTCAGAAGTCCAATCTTATCACACACCGGAAGAGCCACATCCGGGATGGCGCCTTCTGTTGTGCCATCTGTGGCCAGACCTTTGATGACGAGGACCGACTCTTGATGCACCAGAAGAAGCATGATGCCTGA
- the Repin1 gene encoding replication initiator 1 isoform b (isoform b is encoded by transcript variant 2): MGIGMSLLLQFSLSSGGYRSVGRSSRSLPRNIPRRSWKKPHPQLFSLQEEEPMLEQRCRGPTAMGPAQPWLFSGPSQESSQPDRGLRYQGKSAQPRGQTPGKVHRCAHCRKRFPGWVALWLHARRCQARLPLPCHECNQRFRHAPFLALHLQVHASAVPDLGFICHLCGHSFRGWVALVLHLRAHSASKRPITCPECDRRFWRQKQLRAHLRRCQPPVPEARPFICGNCGRSFAQWDQLVVHKRVHVAEALEEAAAKALGPRPRGRPAAPRPGGDAVDRPFQCACCGKRFRHKPNLIAHRRVHTGERPHQCPECGKRFTNKPYLTSHRRIHTGEKPYPCTECGRRFRHKPNLLSHSKIHKRLEVSAQAAPHPESHQIAAEPMAQPALGVPLGSPRTPAEAPALLHSCSDCGRSFRLERFLRLHQRQHTGERPFACTECGKNFGKKTHLVAHSRVHSGERPFACEECGRRFSQGSHLAAHRRDHAPERPFVCPDCGKAFRHKPYLAAHRRIHTGEKPYVCPDCGKAFSQKSNLVSHRRIHTGERPYACPDCDRSFSQKSNLITHRKSHIRDGAFCCAICGQTFDDEDRLLMHQKKHDA; encoded by the exons ATGGGGATAGGGATGTCTTTATTGCTACAGTTTTCTCTGTCATCCGGGGGCTACCGAAGTGTGGGCCGAAGCAGCCGAAGTCTCCCCAGGAACATCCCCAGAAGGAGCTGGAAAAAGCCTCACCCCCAGCTCTTCAGTCTTCAGG AGGAAGAACCGATGCTGGAACAGCGCTGCAGGGGCCCCACGGCCATGGGCCCAGCTCAGCCCTGGCTCTTTTCTGGGCCCTCCCAGGAGTCCTCCCAGCCCGACAGAGGGTTGAGGTACCAGGGCAAATCAGCTCAGCCAAGAGGCCAAACCCCAGGCAAGGTCCATCGTTGTGCCCACTGTCGGAAGCGCTTCCCGGGCTGGGTGGCCCTGTGGCTTCATGCTCGGCGGTGCCAGGCCCGGCTGCCTCTGCCCTGCCATGAATGCAACCAGCGCTTTCGCCACGCCCCCTTCTTAGCGCTGCATCTTCAGGTTCATGCTTCTGCAGTCCCCGACCTGGGTTTCATCTGCCACCTATGTGGGCATAGCTTCCGAGGATGGGTAGCCCTGGTTCTGCATCTGCGGGCTCACTCAGCTTCAAAGCGGCCCATCACTTGCCCTGAATGCGACAGACGCTTCTGGCGACAAAAACAGCTTCGAGCTCATCTGCGAAGGTGCCAGCCCCCTGTCCCTGAGGCCCGGCCCTTCATATGCGGCAACTGTGGCCGGAGCTTTGCCCAATGGGACCAACTGGTTGTTCACAAGCGGGTGCACGTGGCTGAGGCCTTGGAGGAGGCAGCAGCCAAAGCCCTGGGTCCTCGCCCACGAGGACGTCCCGCAGCTCCCAGGCCTGGTGGAGACGCTGTGGACCGCCCCTTCCAGTGTGCCTGCTGCGGCAAGCGTTTCCGCCACAAGCCCAATCTGATCGCCCACCGCCGCGTGCACACTGGTGAGCGACCACACCAGTGCCCAGAGTGCGGGAAGCGTTTCACCAACAAGCCCTACCTGACCTCGCACCGGCGCATACATACCGGCGAGAAGCCCTACCCATGCACCGAGTGTGGCCGCCGCTTCCGCCACAAACCCAACCTGTTGTCGCACAGCAAAATCCACAAGCGCTTGGAGGTCTCAGCGCAGGCTGCCCCACACCCCGAGAGTCACCAGATTGCAGCAGAGCCTATGGCACAACCTGCACTTGGGGTGCCCCTGGGGTCCCCGCGGACCCCAGCTGAGGCACCTGCGCTCCTGCATAGCTGCTCCGACTGCGGCCGCAGCTTCCGGCTGGAGCGCTTCCTGCGGCTACACCAGAGGCAGCACACAGGGGAGAGGCCCTTCGCCTGCACAGAGTGTGGCAAGAACTTCGGCAAGAAGACGCACCTGGTGGCGCACTCACGCGTGCACTCCGGCGAACGTCCCTTCGCCTGCGAGGAGTGTGGTCGCCGTTTCTCACAGGGCAGCCACCTGGCAGCCCACCGGCGAGACCATGCACCAGAGAGGCCCTTCGTGTGCCCGGACTGCGGCAAGGCTTTCCGCCACAAGCCCTACCTGGCTGCGCACCGACGCATCCACACAGGCGAGAAACCCTATGTGTGTCCCGACTGTGGCAAAGCTTTCAGTCAGAAGTCCAACCTGGTGTCCCACCGGCGCATCCACACAGGCGAGCGGCCCTACGCCTGCCCCGACTGTGATCGTAGCTTCAGTCAGAAGTCCAATCTTATCACACACCGGAAGAGCCACATCCGGGATGGCGCCTTCTGTTGTGCCATCTGTGGCCAGACCTTTGATGACGAGGACCGACTCTTGATGCACCAGAAGAAGCATGATGCCTGA
- the Repin1 gene encoding replication initiator 1 isoform e (isoform e is encoded by transcript variant 6) → MLEQRCRGPTAMGPAQPWLFSGPSQESSQPDRGLRYQGKSAQPRGQTPGKVHRCAHCRKRFPGWVALWLHARRCQARLPLPCHECNQRFRHAPFLALHLQVHASAVPDLGFICHLCGHSFRGWVALVLHLRAHSASKRPITCPECDRRFWRQKQLRAHLRRCQPPVPEARPFICGNCGRSFAQWDQLVVHKRVHVAEALEEAAAKALGPRPRGRPAAPRPGGDAVDRPFQCACCGKRFRHKPNLIAHRRVHTGERPHQCPECGKRFTNKPYLTSHRRIHTGEKPYPCTECGRRFRHKPNLLSHSKIHKRLEVSAQAAPHPESHQIAAEPMAQPALGVPLGSPRTPAEAPALLHSCSDCGRSFRLERFLRLHQRQHTGERPFACTECGKNFGKKTHLVAHSRVHSGERPFACEECGRRFSQGSHLAAHRRDHAPERPFVCPDCGKAFRHKPYLAAHRRIHTGEKPYVCPDCGKAFSQKSNLVSHRRIHTGERPYACPDCDRSFSQKSNLITHRKSHIRDGAFCCAICGQTFDDEDRLLMHQKKHDA, encoded by the coding sequence ATGCTGGAACAGCGCTGCAGGGGCCCCACGGCCATGGGCCCAGCTCAGCCCTGGCTCTTTTCTGGGCCCTCCCAGGAGTCCTCCCAGCCCGACAGAGGGTTGAGGTACCAGGGCAAATCAGCTCAGCCAAGAGGCCAAACCCCAGGCAAGGTCCATCGTTGTGCCCACTGTCGGAAGCGCTTCCCGGGCTGGGTGGCCCTGTGGCTTCATGCTCGGCGGTGCCAGGCCCGGCTGCCTCTGCCCTGCCATGAATGCAACCAGCGCTTTCGCCACGCCCCCTTCTTAGCGCTGCATCTTCAGGTTCATGCTTCTGCAGTCCCCGACCTGGGTTTCATCTGCCACCTATGTGGGCATAGCTTCCGAGGATGGGTAGCCCTGGTTCTGCATCTGCGGGCTCACTCAGCTTCAAAGCGGCCCATCACTTGCCCTGAATGCGACAGACGCTTCTGGCGACAAAAACAGCTTCGAGCTCATCTGCGAAGGTGCCAGCCCCCTGTCCCTGAGGCCCGGCCCTTCATATGCGGCAACTGTGGCCGGAGCTTTGCCCAATGGGACCAACTGGTTGTTCACAAGCGGGTGCACGTGGCTGAGGCCTTGGAGGAGGCAGCAGCCAAAGCCCTGGGTCCTCGCCCACGAGGACGTCCCGCAGCTCCCAGGCCTGGTGGAGACGCTGTGGACCGCCCCTTCCAGTGTGCCTGCTGCGGCAAGCGTTTCCGCCACAAGCCCAATCTGATCGCCCACCGCCGCGTGCACACTGGTGAGCGACCACACCAGTGCCCAGAGTGCGGGAAGCGTTTCACCAACAAGCCCTACCTGACCTCGCACCGGCGCATACATACCGGCGAGAAGCCCTACCCATGCACCGAGTGTGGCCGCCGCTTCCGCCACAAACCCAACCTGTTGTCGCACAGCAAAATCCACAAGCGCTTGGAGGTCTCAGCGCAGGCTGCCCCACACCCCGAGAGTCACCAGATTGCAGCAGAGCCTATGGCACAACCTGCACTTGGGGTGCCCCTGGGGTCCCCGCGGACCCCAGCTGAGGCACCTGCGCTCCTGCATAGCTGCTCCGACTGCGGCCGCAGCTTCCGGCTGGAGCGCTTCCTGCGGCTACACCAGAGGCAGCACACAGGGGAGAGGCCCTTCGCCTGCACAGAGTGTGGCAAGAACTTCGGCAAGAAGACGCACCTGGTGGCGCACTCACGCGTGCACTCCGGCGAACGTCCCTTCGCCTGCGAGGAGTGTGGTCGCCGTTTCTCACAGGGCAGCCACCTGGCAGCCCACCGGCGAGACCATGCACCAGAGAGGCCCTTCGTGTGCCCGGACTGCGGCAAGGCTTTCCGCCACAAGCCCTACCTGGCTGCGCACCGACGCATCCACACAGGCGAGAAACCCTATGTGTGTCCCGACTGTGGCAAAGCTTTCAGTCAGAAGTCCAACCTGGTGTCCCACCGGCGCATCCACACAGGCGAGCGGCCCTACGCCTGCCCCGACTGTGATCGTAGCTTCAGTCAGAAGTCCAATCTTATCACACACCGGAAGAGCCACATCCGGGATGGCGCCTTCTGTTGTGCCATCTGTGGCCAGACCTTTGATGACGAGGACCGACTCTTGATGCACCAGAAGAAGCATGATGCCTGA